In Pseudorasbora parva isolate DD20220531a chromosome 9, ASM2467924v1, whole genome shotgun sequence, the following proteins share a genomic window:
- the LOC137088857 gene encoding zinc finger protein 420-like → MDVIKVEIGDMSDREPSRVEYENVEEQRDLMGVKEERQDRTEEEEDHQYQKNHNFITGENSSCSEVANSFSQKRIEATTSFSCRQCGSMFTQKGTLKIHSRSHTSEKPFTCLQCGKSFTRKGNLKDHIRVHSGEKPFSCPQCGKSFTRERYCKDHMRVHTGESRFACPQCGKSFACKDHLKDHIRIHTGEKPHACPQCGKRFSRVGNLKDHMKIHAGEKPFICPQCGKSFRRKGNLKDHIRVHSGEKPFTCPQCGKSFTREGYCKDHMRVHTGESRFVCSQCGKSFTCKKNLKDHMRVHTGEKPFVCPQCGKCFSRKGNLKYHMRTHAGEMASTGNTVTHEGHFKDHFNVNSGKKPFACLQCGKRFTHKGYFKDHMRIHTGECPFTCSQCGKSFTQKGHLNAHIRIHTGEKPFTCHQCGKGFTRAAYLKNHLRSYSGERPFDCDQCGQTFILPRQLKSHLKMHTNERPYLCSFCGRTFLWLSNFTHHQKIHTGVKAHLCTVCGKAFSRAGGLKIHKIIHTGEKPYTCSHCGKGFAESGKLKKHERVHTGDIPHLHPHTLLTIKKHCSKLSL, encoded by the exons ATGGATGTTATTAAAGTGGAAATTGGGGATATGAGTGATCGAGAACCATCCAGAGTGGAATATGAAAATGTTGAGGAACAAAGAG ACCTGATGGGAGTGAAAGAGGAAAGGCAAGATCGGACTGAAGAGGAGGAGGATCATCAgtatcaaaaaaatcataattttataacTGGAGAAAATTCTAGTTGCTCAGAGGTTGCCAACAGTTTCTCACAAAAAAGAATAGAAGCCACAACATCTTTCTCCTGCCGTCAATGTGGAAGTATGTTCACACAGAAAGGAACCCTTAAGATTCATTCAAGAAGTCACACTAGTGAGAAGCCTTTCACATGCCTTCAGTGTGGCAAGAGTTTCACACGTAAAGGAAATCTTAAGGATCACATACGAGTTCACTCTGGAGAAAAGCCTTTCTCATGCCCTcaatgtggaaagagtttcacacgGGAAAGATACTGCAAGgatcacatgagagttcacaccgGAGAGAGCCGTTTTGCATGCCcccagtgtggaaagagtttcgcATGTAAGGACCATCTTAAAGACCACATACGGATTCACACAGGAGAGAAGCCTCACGcatgccctcagtgtggaaagaggtTCTCACGTGTAGGAAACCTTAAGGATCACATGAAAATTCATGCTGGAGAGAAACCTTTCATATGCCCTCAATGTGGTAAAAGTTTCAGACGTAAAGGAAACCTTAAGGATCATATACGAGTTCACTCTGGGGAGAAGCCTTTTACATGCCCTCAGTGCGGAAAGAGTTTCACACGTGAAGGATACTGTAAGgatcacatgagagttcacaccgGAGAGAGTCGTTTTGTATGTTCCcaatgtggaaagagtttcacgtGTAAGAAAAATCTTAAAgaccacatgagagttcacaccggagagaagccgttcgtatgccctcagtgtggaaagtgTTTCTCACGTAAAGGAAACCTTAAGTATCACATGAGAACTCATGCTGGAGAAATGGCTTCCACTGGAAATACTGTTACACATGAAGGACACTTCAAGGATCACTTTAACGTTAACTCTGGAAAGAAGCCTTTTGCATGTcttcagtgtggaaagagattCACACACAAAGGGTACTTTAAAGATCACATGAGGATTCACACTGGTGAGTGCCCTTTCACAtgctctcagtgtggaaagagtttcacacaGAAAGGACACCTTAATGCTCACATAcggattcacactggagaaaaacccTTTACATGCCATCAGTGTGGGAAGGGTTTTACCCGGGCTGCATATCTCAAAAACCATCTGCGCTCTTACTCTGGAGAAAGGCCGTTTGACTGTGATCAGTGCGGCCAAACATTTATTCTCCCAAGACAATTGAAGAGCCACCTTAAAATGCATACAAACGAAAGACCCTACTTGTGTTCTTTTTGCGGCAGAACTTTTTTATGGCTTAGTAATTTTACACATCATCAGAAAATACACACGGGTGTGAAAGCTCATTTGTGCACTGTGTGTGGTAAAGCTTTTAGTAGAGCTGGCGGCTtgaaaatacacaaaataatcCATACTGGAGAAAAACCATACACATGTTCACATTGTGGAAAGGGTTTTGCTGAGTCTGGAAAGCTGAAAAAACATGAGAGAGTGCATACTGGAGATATCCCTCACCTCCACCCACATACTCTGCTGACTATAAAAAAGCATTGCTCCAAGTTGTCACTGTAA